The Pseudomonas sp. DG56-2 genome contains a region encoding:
- the aceF gene encoding dihydrolipoyllysine-residue acetyltransferase, protein MSELIRVPDIGSGEGEIIELFVKVGDRIEADQSLLTLESDKASMEIPAPKAGVIKSLKVKLGDRLKEGDELMELEVEGAAAAPEAPAAAPAAAAAAPAPAAPVAEAPAAPAAAPAAAAVQDIHVPDIGSSGKAKIIEVLVKVGDTVEADQSLITLESDKASMEIPSPAAGVVEAVIAKLDDEVGTGDLILKLKVAGAAPAAAPAPAAAPAPAKAEAAPAAAPAASAPAPAAAPAAAPAAASGAKVHAGPAVRQLAREFGVELSAVSATGPHGRILKEDVQVYVKSMMQKAKEAPAAGATGGAGIPPIPEVDFSRFGEIEEVPMTRLMQMGATNLHRSWLNVPHVTQFDSADITELEAFRVAQKAVAEKAGVKLTVLPLLLKACAHLLKELPDFNSSLAPSGKAIIRKKYVNVGFAVDTPDGLLVPVIKNVDQKSLLQLAGEAAALAEKARTKKLSADDMQGACFTISSLGHIGGTGFTPIVNAPEVAILGVSKATIQPVWDGKAFQPKLMLPLSLSYDHRVINGAAAARFTKRLGDLLTDIRTMLL, encoded by the coding sequence GTGAGCGAACTCATTCGCGTACCTGACATCGGCAGCGGTGAAGGTGAAATCATTGAGCTGTTCGTCAAAGTCGGCGACCGCATCGAGGCTGACCAAAGCCTGCTGACCCTGGAGTCCGACAAGGCCTCCATGGAGATCCCGGCTCCCAAGGCCGGCGTCATCAAGTCGCTGAAGGTCAAGCTGGGCGATCGTCTGAAAGAAGGCGACGAACTGATGGAACTGGAAGTCGAGGGCGCAGCTGCTGCGCCTGAGGCTCCGGCCGCAGCTCCAGCTGCTGCTGCCGCTGCACCTGCACCTGCTGCACCGGTTGCCGAGGCCCCAGCCGCCCCGGCAGCGGCGCCCGCTGCTGCCGCTGTCCAGGACATCCACGTTCCGGATATCGGTTCTTCGGGCAAAGCCAAGATCATCGAAGTACTGGTCAAGGTCGGCGACACCGTCGAAGCCGACCAGTCGCTGATCACCCTGGAATCGGACAAAGCCTCGATGGAGATCCCGTCTCCAGCCGCTGGCGTGGTCGAAGCCGTGATTGCCAAGCTGGACGACGAAGTCGGTACCGGCGACCTGATCCTCAAATTGAAAGTCGCTGGCGCTGCTCCGGCTGCCGCCCCGGCACCTGCTGCTGCTCCGGCGCCTGCCAAGGCCGAAGCTGCACCGGCTGCCGCTCCTGCCGCCTCTGCGCCTGCACCTGCTGCAGCTCCGGCTGCTGCCCCTGCCGCTGCCAGCGGTGCCAAGGTTCACGCCGGCCCCGCCGTGCGTCAGTTGGCCCGTGAGTTCGGTGTCGAGCTGAGCGCTGTATCGGCAACTGGCCCACACGGTCGCATCCTCAAGGAAGACGTACAGGTTTACGTCAAATCCATGATGCAGAAGGCCAAGGAAGCTCCAGCCGCCGGTGCAACCGGTGGTGCAGGCATCCCGCCAATCCCGGAAGTCGATTTCAGCCGTTTCGGCGAAATCGAAGAAGTACCGATGACGCGCCTGATGCAGATGGGTGCTACCAACCTGCATCGCAGCTGGCTGAACGTGCCTCACGTTACCCAGTTCGACAGCGCCGACATCACCGAGCTGGAAGCCTTCCGCGTTGCGCAGAAAGCCGTTGCAGAGAAGGCTGGCGTCAAGCTGACCGTACTGCCACTGCTGCTCAAGGCCTGTGCCCACCTGCTCAAGGAACTGCCAGACTTCAACAGCTCGCTGGCGCCTAGCGGCAAAGCGATCATCCGCAAGAAATACGTCAACGTCGGTTTCGCCGTAGACACCCCGGATGGTCTGCTGGTGCCGGTGATCAAGAACGTCGACCAGAAGAGCCTGCTGCAACTGGCTGGCGAAGCGGCGGCCCTGGCTGAAAAAGCCCGGACCAAGAAACTGTCGGCTGACGACATGCAAGGCGCCTGCTTCACCATCTCCAGCCTCGGCCACATTGGCGGCACCGGCTTCACGCCGATCGTCAACGCGCCGGAAGTGGCGATCCTGGGTGTTTCCAAGGCAACCATCCAGCCCGTCTGGGACGGCAAGGCCTTCCAGCCCAAGCTGATGCTGCCGCTGTCGCTGTCCTACGATCACCGCGTGATCAACGGTGCAGCTGCCGCGCGCTTCACCAAGCGCCTGGGTGACCTGCTGACCGACATCCGCACCATGCTGCTGTAA